TCGAACAGGTCAAGGGCGAGCTCGTCAAGTTCGTTCCCGAAGCGGTGACCAAGCTGCTGGAAAAGAATCCCAACGCTCACGAGCTGGAGAAGCGCGAGGCGGACGTATCGGTCCTGTTTCTCGACGTCGAGGGCTACACGCGCCTCTCCGAGCAACTGCCGGCGCAGCGGTTGAACCGCATGATTCAGGACTATTTCTCCAGCTTCCTAGAGATCATCCGCGCGCATCACGGCGACGTCAACGAGACCGCCGGCGACGGCTTGATGGTGATCTTCCAGAGCGAGGCCGGGCCCGCGCGACACGCGATGAACGCGGCCACCGCGGCCTTTCAGTTGCTGGCGAAAGTGGCGACTCTCAACCGCGAGTTCGTCGGCATCTATCCGGCCGTGGCGATTCACGTCGGCATCAACAGCGGCCCGGCGCTGGTGGGCGCGACGAAACTGGACGCGGCTGGCGGCGGGCGCTGGACCTTCACCGCGTCGGGCCCGACGACGAATCTGGCGGCGCGCGTCGCCGGCCTGACCAAAGGCGGCGAGGTCATGGTCGGACCCGAAACCGCGGAGCGGATCAAGGAACAATACGTGCTGCAAGACGCGGGCGAGCACCAGTTGAAGAATGTCTCGCAGGTCGTGCACGTATACCGTTTGGTCCCGCCGGGCGTTTATGTAAAGGTGGAAAGCACAGCGTAAAAACCAGGGAGGGCATATGATCATCGAGATGCGAACCTATTTGTTGAGACCGGGAACGGTTCCGAATTTCATGCAGCGCTTCGAAGAGGGTCTCACCGCGCGCCAGCAATTTTCCAAGCTCGGAGGCATTTGGCACTCCGAGGTGGGAACGCTCAATCAAGTGGTCCACGTCTGGCCTTACGAGAGCTTTGAGGCGCGCGAGCGCATCGGCCAGGAGGCGCGGAAGACCGGCAAGTGGCCGCC
This genomic window from Candidatus Binatia bacterium contains:
- a CDS encoding NIPSNAP family protein; the protein is MIIEMRTYLLRPGTVPNFMQRFEEGLTARQQFSKLGGIWHSEVGTLNQVVHVWPYESFEARERIGQEARKTGKWPP